In Mastomys coucha isolate ucsf_1 unplaced genomic scaffold, UCSF_Mcou_1 pScaffold9, whole genome shotgun sequence, the genomic window AATGTTCCATGATGCTCTGACCTCCCTCTGCCCTGGCTTAAGGCCTAGATTCTAGGATCCATATAGTCAGACACAGCTACAGATGCATATTCTCTAACCCAGCCACCTACTCAGGATTTGACATGGTCATACTTAGtcatattcacacatgtgcacgtatACAACAACTTGTCCCTTATGCAAGTTCTTTGATTCATATTTGGGCCTGTCCTCATGCCCTCTGAAGTACCTCCAATCCCTCATTACCCCATTAAAGAACACAATACATCAAAATTCAAATGTGTGAACTCCATAAAGCAAGGGTCTTTGACTCTCATTCCAAATGACTTTTGGTTATTTTTAGATCCGTGCTATCTCATTCATAGAACTATTAAGCACTTAAAATGTGGCTGCTCTCAACCACAAATGATATACTGTAAGTGAAAAAACTATATGCAACATTTTAAAGAATCCAGAAGGAATGTAAATTACATTGCTGGTTGAAAGGAAAAAATTTTGGAAATAtggcttaaataaaaatatattattaaaattcattttacttgtttctttaaaaattttttttccctgatacagcgtttctctgtgcagcccttgcTATCCTGAAACTAGccctgaagaccaggctggcctcaaactcaagagatctgcttgcctctgcctcctgaatgctgggattaaaggcatgggccaccacacctgtcttatattctttctggaCTTTACTGCTTTAGCTAACAAGACTCTGATGCATCGAAATGTAATCTTATTTACTGAAAGACAAGTGTTATTTAGAGGCAAGACTCCTCCCTTCAGATTTGAGTAAAAGGAGCCAGAGCAGGCaaagtggggagagaagagatttCAGCTGTAAAAACCAGACCTCCTCAAAAGCTAGAAATAGATTTCAGCCAAGGCTGAAATAAAGTCAAGCTGGAAACTAGTGAGGAAAGGTCTACAGCGTTTTGCCCAGGACGGAGGCTTCCAGCCTGAGGACTGAAGGCTGGATGAGCTGAGCAAGAAGACCAGGGAAACCATGAGGTTTCATGGTACAAAGCAGCGTTCACTGTACCAGCCACGTACCATGGATTCTATagatgcacatatgcacacaatagACTGCGGCATAGTTTTAACTAACCTCCAACCCCCAACACTAAGCCACCCACAgttacacccacacccacctatAGCCTCAGTTCTAAACTTCCTCCCATTCTAGGGCTACAACCGCCTGGAAAGAGGCCTGCTCATGTTTCCCCAACAGGCTGTAGAGCTTGGGTCTTGGTTCTCTCTCTTAAGTGTAGGACCCAGAGGAACCTCTCCTCTCAACCCAAGTTGGATCTGTGCACCAGATGCCCACCTGGCAGCAGCAATTTCCTGGCGCTGGCGGGCGGCACTCACAGCTCGACGGGCACCTTCGACAGCCCTGTCCACTTTCTCCTTGACTTTACCCCGTCTAAgggccagaggcaggaggctgcGGACACGTCCCCCGTGTACCAGCCGGTTGCGCTTGTACTTGCCCTCCTCACGGGAGCCATCGGGCCGGGTGGTGCGCCCGTATCCGTGGCGTCGGTTGCCCAGCCACTCGCCTTCGTAGCGCAGCCCGTTGGATCTCTGGCTCACTCCGTAGCCACTGCGCCGGTCCGCACGCCACTCACCGGCATACACCTCAGTGGCTGAGCCCTCGATAAGGGCAGGTGGCGCTGGGATAGGGGGCCCGCTGGCCTCGGAGCCCGGGGGTCCTGTACTGCCCACTTCGCTGCTCACCTCGCTGCGTAGAGATCCCCTCTTGCTGCCCAGGGAGCTGCGGCGCCCACCAGCTCGGAGCCCGCTGAGCAGCAGTGAACGGCGGAAGAATCCACCTGCGGCTGGGGTGCGCTTACGAGAAGACGCCCCATCGGCGTCCCCTGGCCCCGCCAGCACGAAGCCGCCTCGAGAGCCGGAGGCTGGGCTGCCTCCTTCATCTCCTggtaggggtaggggtggaggcGGCGTCGGGGGGTCGCTGTGGCCAGAGTCCAGGGAGGTGCGGCGGGGTGAGCGTAGAAGCGCCGCCTGGTGGTAGGGTACACTCTGGCGCACCCCGTAGCCGTGGCGTTTTCCGGCTTGCCACTGGCCTTGGTAAGTGCCTGTGGGTGTATAGGAGTCAAAGAGTCAGAACATTTCAGTGGGCTCCCACACCCACTCATTCGTAGCCCCAAAGCCCTTGGAAGCTCAAGTGACAGGTGGAAGCAAGTGAGTGTGAAGTCTGGGAAGGGACAGGCCAGGCTTCTTTGGAAAGTGTGGAAGAGCAGATGAAGACAGCTGGAGTAGCATAAAACACGTGAATTTTGGCAATGTCAGTGGACTGGGGAAAGGCAGAGGAACCGGCAGGCAGGAGTATATGAAGGACAGGTGGCTCAGAGGCTGTGATGCGCAAGCTGACAGGTGGcagtgtgtaaaaaaaaaaaaaaaaaggcacgtGACAGGCAGACAGGACTGCAGGCTTCAAGCTGACTTGAAGATTGTAGGTTAAGCGGCGAAGGGGCAGGCAGGTGGAAAGGGCAGGTGGGAGGGGCAGGCAGGGTGGAATGAGGGAGAAGCTGGTAGAAAAACTGTCAAATGAGTTTGTTATGAGTATGGTGGtgtgggagaggcaggaagatggaagCTGGGGTCCtgagctggggtggggtggggatggtgtGAGGGACGGACGGGAATACTGGAAACAGAAGGCAGGCGCACCGCACGCAGATGGctggggaaggaggatggaggatgggagTAGCAGGGCGTGGAGGGCGGAAGGCTGGGGAAGCACACGCGCCCCAGGCCGGCGGGAGGCGCACGCGGACGGGCAGACAGTAGTGGGCCGGGCCCCGCACCTCCGTCGGAGTAGGTCTCGGTGCCGTAGCCGTCCTGGAAGCCGTCCTTCCAGAGCCCGGCGTAGCGCAGGCCGGACACGCTCTCCCACACGCCGCTGCGCCCCTTCAGCCCGCCCAGCCACTCGCCGCGGTAGGTCCAGCGGCTCTTGCGCTCCACGCCCAGCCCTTCGCGCTTGCCCTGCTGCCAGTGGCCCTGGTAACTGTGTCCGCCGGGCCCCGTGAAGACACCCAGCGACTCGAAGCCGTGAGCCCAGCAGCCGCTGTACTCTCCCTGGGCGCCGGGCCCGGTGCACACGCCATAGCCATGTGCCCGCCCCGCCTCCCAGCCCCCCACGTAGCAGCCCCCGTCGTCAAAGTCGAACTTGCCCCCGGGGGACATGCATGTAGTTGGCGTGGCCTCAGCCCCCCGGCAGCTCAGCgcatcctggggctggagagccgGCTGGGGGCCTGGGGGCCGGGCGAGGCCTGGGGGCGGGGGCAGTTAGACCGGGGCTGGGCGGAGGGGCCCCAGCGCGGGCAGGCAGGGCCGGACCCTCATCCTGAGTGGCTGCGGAGAAAGAGGGGTGCAAGTGGAGAGCGAGGCAAGAGGAAAGACAGGTCCCCTTCTTTGCCAGCCGCTCCCCTGCCGGTAGCTTTAGGGCATCAGCACCGCCCTCCagccctcctcccatcccccccgccccctcccccaggcaGCATCTTTCAGCAGCTCCCAAGCGATGAGGGCAAGGGGGCTTTCCCATCCCTCCCAACTTGTAGAGGGTGCCTCCCGGGACTTGGGGTCCTAGCCCTGATCCCGAGTCCTACTTCTCTAATCTTGAATCCCACAGTGTGGATGGCAGTTGGAGGTGGGGGACCTGGGAGGGGTCAGGGCAGGGTCTTCCGACACCTGCTTTCCTGGCGATTTGAACCCCTCTGTCTTGATTCTTTGGCTTCGCTAGCAAACCCGGGTGCGGGAGAGGCAGGGGGTAAAAATGTAGCTGGAAAACCGGCCCCAGGTGGGGCGATGGTAGAATGaggatgttgggggtggggtaggggatgaGGGTAGGGATGGGCAGACTGGCGAAAGGGAGGGGACAGGTTACTCACCATGTGAGCTGGGGCTCAGGCTGCCTCCCGGGCGCAGTTTCCATGGCAGGGTCCCTCCACTCACACCTCACCCGGACAAGCCAAGCCCCCTTCCCTTCCGGAGAGATTGCTACAACCCAGAGAAGGAAGGTGGGGGAGCTATGGGAGAGTCCCCTCTCCTCGGCTGAAGGTGCAGGCTCGTGTGGGGGGTGAGGTGGTGGCAGGGTGGAGGGAATGAGAATAAGTGTAGGGGGAAAAATCTGCCTTGAACAGAGACAGCAAAGAGGAGCAGGGAGCTGgatgggaaagaggagggggctATCAAGAgggggtgtttttatttttttcttcttatggttgggagagggaaaaaaaaatcaaaattccaattccaTCCCAGCACAAATCAATGTTTGCTCCAAACCCAGCATCAAGGGGGAGGCTGGGCCAGGCAGATttaaaggggcagagaggagcggagaggagagggtggggagagtCAGTGGCAGTGGGGGTGGTGAGAGGGAGGATGCTCAggcagaaaaaaagggggggctcgCTACCCCTGAGGTGagggagaaggcaggcagagaggagaatGGAAGGCTCAGAGACCCCCACGGTGGAAAGAAACCCTGGCATGCAGGCAGGGAGTGGAGTGAGgcggagggaggggaggggagaggagctAGGGGGAGGAGTCTTAAgatggggaggcagggggaggccagaggcaggcggGGGAGGAGAGATGCTGGGGAGACCGGGAGTGCGAGAGGAATACAAAGAATGAGGTGCAGGGGTGAGAGCTAATGCAGGGGGAGATACACTGGGCATGGGAGGTGGCGAGGGAGACCCATTCCAGGGCTCCTGAGAGATGGCTAGGGAGAGAAGCCAAGgatggagaaaaggaggggagcAGAAACAGATAGGGAGCCGAAGAGAGCGAAATAAGGGTTGCGACGAGAGGGAGAGAGCTCTGCAGAGAAAGGGCAGGCATGAGAATAGAAATCCCGGCAGGAAGAGCCCACATTGAAACAGGAGGTCCGGAAGTGGTGTTTATGGGGACCCTAGGGAGAGGGATGAACCTGCCAGCTGCTTGGCCCAAAGCCAAGAAGCATTTGAGCTTAGATACCTCTGCCCATTCAGCTCAAACTCCACCAGACAGCGCCCACCCTCTCACAGTTTTAGAGGTAGCTTGAAATGGGGCCCTGTCTGGAGGCCCCACTAAGCTGATGCACATTATAGTCTGCCGTCACCGACAGTTTCTCCATGATGAGCCCTCTGAGGGAAGTGTTGGTATGTTCATGAGGGGGCTCAAGTTCGAGGAGGCCACCAAGATCTTAGGGCTCTGGAGTCTTTTGCAACATAGGAGCAAATTACACAAGTTTGCTGAGCAGACTTTTGCTGTGACCCCTTAAGCCCATCACCCTCTTTCCGTGTCCACTTTCCAGATTGACAGCACAAATAGACCACACAGGTACTGGCATTCTGCGgtccctccttctcagcttcctcAGTCCTCCCCTAAGCCTTTAAGGGAAGGAGGCAAGAGTGTGCTCGgttccctttcttttcccataGGACCTAGTGCCTGCTGCCCACCCCTCAGCCCCATACGTGATTTAAAGAGAACCAAAGCCAAGCCGAGAGGGAAATGTCACTCACAAGGGGCGCACAGCAGAGTTGGCAAAGCTAGGAGTAGAACACTAgacacagatttttatttttcttggtgttgggaattgaattctgggTCTTGGATAAAGCATGCGCTCTACCACTGGACTCAAGCTGGTAGCTTGGTGTCTTTTGAGCCTTTCAGGTCTTCCAGATGTCTGTGCTTGGGAGCATCCCCTAAAGTCAGGGTTACACCGAGTAAAATAAAAGAGTATGAAGATTGAAGAGTAAAATAAAAGAGTATGAAGATTGAAATAAACAGGGATttctcttgtacacacacacacacacacacacacagaggctcctccttcatccctctgagtgctgggattacaagcacagcCACCAGAGCACCATACTCAGCAGGGAAGCACATATTTAAGGCACCTTTGGGAATCAAGGAGGGTAGCCATCAGGTGCTGGGGgtgtgtagcttagtggtagagtatATGCCTAGGatgtgcaaggccctgagttcaatctccagtaccaaaacaaaccaccaccaacaaaaatccCCGAGTCCATTTGGGGTCCACTTAACACATGATAGTTGGTTCATTCACTCATTTCTCATTAGACATCTACAGCTTTACTAGTGAAGTCCTGAGAAAATCTTGTAATGTATGGGACGCACAGTCCTGGCTCTGCTCCTCCCCCCATTTCTCTGCCGGAGCTAGCCTTTTGGCCTGTCCCTAGTGGTTGCTACAGTCATCTCTTTCAGAATAGGGAcacttgttattttttattgtttttgttgttgtgttgttgagttgttttttttttttttttttttttttttttttttttttttttttttttttttgactgaacTGGTTTGTTTTGTCACAATTTACAAATGTAAAAGTGTCATAGGGAGGAATTGGTGTTAGCTGGAGCCAGGTTCTGTGCTTGGCACTCTATCTGCATTAGCTCATCCAGTCCCCACACCAACTGTAACTGAGCAGTCTAGGCTGGGAGCCAACAACTGGCCTTCCTAAACAGACAAAGCTGGGCGCATTACCTGATGTTTGAGCTGGAGCTCGCCTGTCTCTAAAATGGGGATATTACAACTTAGTAAGGGCTGAAATGACTATATGAGCAGTACATATGCTAGTATATGGAGTACTATACCACTTAGTATAGTGCTTTTCCAGTGCATTTTAAATGTCCAGCAAATGGTGGCTTGAAAACTTGctttcatttcagttttataaTCTGGATCTAAAAGTTATTTAACATGCTAATGTGTAACAGCCCTTAGAACTCCAGATCTGTCAGATTCCCAAGTTAGCATGTGTGTTTCTCATTGCTAAGACAAAGCACCCCGCACAAGGAACTTAGTAGAAGAAGGGTCTCCTTTGCCTCACAGTCTGCGGGTCAAATCCATCCCAGTGGGGAAGGCATGCCAGCAGGAGCACCAGCAGGCTGTTAACAGCTCTCAGGGACTGGATGGGGAGCAGAGGAATGGGGAGTGCTCAGGCTACTTCCTCCTTTAGAGTTACACTAAGATGTGGCTGTGGTGCCGCCTACATGCAGAGCGGGTCTTccctcttcagtctctggaagaagCTTCATGGCCGCACccagaggtgtgtttccatggagattctgaatcctgtcaagttgacaaaattatCCATGCTTTAACAAATGCATTTGGGGAAAGTAAGACAGCTGTTGTAGACTTATGAAAGTCAGGCACAATagctataaagaaaataagaattccTGTAGTCTCTTGTGTAATAAACACCTTAATGCAGTTTATTTtgcaattctatttatttttattttatgtgtatgaatgcttgaATTGAGTCTTTGCACCAGGTGCATGCAGctcccaagaaggccagaagagggcactgtatGCCTTGGAACTGAAATTTTGgccgggtgctgggaattgaacccagatcttgtggaagagcagctggtgctcttaactgctgagctgtttctccagcctgTTAGTGAATTTTCATAGAATATCTTCTCTATAGCTTTTATTTAACAGGCTGTTAAGTTATACTTAACCTGTACTTAAGCTTGTACCATATTTGTTCTCTTGGctttatataataaacatttttccctatcattaaaatattattgaattGTGAATGGCTGCACAATCTTTAATTGTCTGGGTGCACTAAAACTTGCTGAGCTGTCCTAGCACAGCACTTTTATCCTATTGGCTTGCTTGTTTCGCTCTTTCTTTTGTGGTCTTTCAAgaaagggtcttactatgtaacttctggttggcctggaactcactatgtagcctcagctatcctggaactgactatatagaccaggctggcctcaaactcctagggatctgcctgtctctgccttctgagtgctgggatcaaagttctgcaccaccatatctggccccatcttacttacttacttacttacttattttatttatttatttatttaatgtatacgagtacattgtcattctcttcagatacaccagaagagagcatcagatctcattatgtaaggttgtgagccaccatgtggttgctgggaattgagctcaggacctctggaagagcagtcagtgttcttaaccgctgatcTGCCTCTCTAGCCCtacacattacttttttttttttaaaaaaagatttattttatttattttatgtgtatgagtacagtgtagctgtacagatggccatgaggcatcatgtgtgtggctgctgttgaactcaggacctctgctggccctgctcgctccagccccgctcgcttcggcgtaatttactgcagctgtcttcagaatcaccagattgtgagccaccatgtggttgctgggatccaaactcaggaccttcagaagagcagccagtgctcttacctgctgagccatctcgccagccccacattACTTTTTAATAGCAGAAATGTCCAAGTATGCCCTGGGTGCGGTGGTACACATCTTGAATCCTAttgttctggaggcagaggcaagtggagctctgtgagttcaaggccagcctggtctacatggtaagttccaggacagccaggactacatagagaagaaaaaaaaaccccagcaacaacaaaatccccaaaacctaccaccaccaaaacaaccATGAAAACCCAAAGCTAATGCTTGTGGAGAAATCATTCCATTTTTGTctgacagttaaaaaaaaaaaaacttacgtgaaaattaaaaaaaacctaaatgcATTTATTATCGTGTGTTTGTgagggcatgcatgtgtgagggttagaggacaactttgtggagttgatttttgtctttccacAGCAGAACTGGGACTCATATGTAAATCATTAGGCTGGCAAGGCATAtattttacctgctgagtcttATCACAGGCCCTGTCACGAAAAATTTCAAACACATGCCAGGGACAAACATGAATGAAAGAACTTCCATGTGCCCCCTTCCCCAACCGATCAGCAATTACTCTAGCAAGTGATCACTCTTGCCtaatctcattttctcttctctgattTCAAGTTTTGGAATACATTACACTGGtctgttgttttgttattctgAGGCAAGTTTTCCACCTTTGTAGCTCCTGCTGGCCTTGACaatgttcctcctgcctcagcttctggaatGGTGAGGTGCCTGCATCTAAACCATCAGGCCCCACTTTGAAATAGAATTTTCCCCCTCTCCTACCAACTGAGACACAGCTCCAGCTTGAAGACAAATTCTGAACTGTATAATTACTGGATTCTGGGTtagaaatgcctttttaaaaatttttggcTTTATTTTGCCAGGGACACTTCTAGAAATGTTGTGTGGATTTGTGCTCTCAGCAATTGTGCAAGAGGAAGCTGGTCTGCGCCCTGGCTTTTATTGGCTGTTCTTCATAACACcaatgtgcacatgcatattcaTTTACATGCTTGGGAATGCTCCCCATCtcacctcttttttgttttgagtgcCAGGCTTCTACTGAGCAGGTATCTGATGGCTACAGCAGAACACACTCTCCTGAAGAGGCCGCAGGAAACACACCATTCTTAGGAATCCCAGCTGGGATTAGGACCGTTTTCCCAGCTAGTCTAGAACCAGGTAGCTATAGCTATGGCTCTTAGCTCAGGGAGGAGCTTGGAAGTCTCCTGCCTCATCTAAAGGGCAGCCACCAGGGGTCAGGATGAGGCTAGAGATCCTGATGCTGGGAGAGGGTAGGAATGGCTGGCAGCCAGACACTGCATTTCCTCCGTCTGGCCACTGCTGGCTGGTGGCACAGTTAAACCTCTACTTGCCAGATCACGATTCCAGAATGCTCTGCAAAGG contains:
- the Jph4 gene encoding junctophilin-4, producing MSPGGKFDFDDGGCYVGGWEAGRAHGYGVCTGPGAQGEYSGCWAHGFESLGVFTGPGGHSYQGHWQQGKREGLGVERKSRWTYRGEWLGGLKGRSGVWESVSGLRYAGLWKDGFQDGYGTETYSDGGTYQGQWQAGKRHGYGVRQSVPYHQAALLRSPRRTSLDSGHSDPPTPPPPLPLPGDEGGSPASGSRGGFVLAGPGDADGASSRKRTPAAGGFFRRSLLLSGLRAGGRRSSLGSKRGSLRSEVSSEVGSTGPPGSEASGPPIPAPPALIEGSATEVYAGEWRADRRSGYGVSQRSNGLRYEGEWLGNRRHGYGRTTRPDGSREEGKYKRNRLVHGGRVRSLLPLALRRGKVKEKVDRAVEGARRAVSAARQRQEIAAARAADALLKAVAASSVAEKAVEAARMAKLIAQDLQPMLEAPGRRPRQDSGGSDTEPLDEDSPGVYENGLTPSEGSPELPSSPASSHQPWRAPACRSPMPPGGNWGPFSSPKAWPEEWGDPGEQAEELAGYEAEDEAGMQGPGPRDGSPLLGECSDSSGSLREEEGEDEESLPQPRAPGGSESEPVTTPVLRGLSSRGPDAGCLTEEFEEPAATERPAQPGAANPLVVGAVALLDLSLAFLFSQLLT